Part of the Pyrobaculum calidifontis JCM 11548 genome, TATAGGCATACTGCCTTTAGGACTGCGAATTCTAGGTATAGTAGGTAGGGTAGTATTGCGAGGCCGAGGAGGCGCCACCAGAAGATGAAGGCGGCGGCCCGCCTGCTTAGGGTGCGGTATAGCCAGAGGGCGGCGGCTATGTTTACCATGAACCACGCCGCGGCGGCTACGTCGAGGGGGATTGGCCCTATGTAGGCGTAGGAGGAGGTGAGGACTTTGACGCAGTCTAGGGTGACCCCCGGGAGGAGCTCCGTCTCTGCGAAGCACCCCGGCGGCAACGTCTTGAGGAGGTAGAATAGGTATATCACGAGGAGGGACGAGGCGAGGCCGCCTGCGGAGAAGGCGAGGAGGAGGATTAGCCATCCCTTGCCCATGTGGGTTGCTGGGGCCAGTTTAAAAAGTGTTAACGCGTCTATGTGTGTGAGAGTTTACGAGGTGAGGGTTAAGAGGGCTCTTGCCCCCTCTGGCCTCCCGGAGTACGACTACGCTCTCAACCCCTACGTGGGCTGTCTCCACGGCTGTCTCTACTGCTACGCCATGGATTACACCAGGGGGCCCCCGGCCGCGGCGTGGGGGAGCGTGGTGTATGTAAAGGTGAATCTGCTCGAGGTGCTGAGGCGCGAGGTGGGGAGGGTTAGGCCGGGGGTGGTGGGCTTGTCCACGGTGACAGACCCCTACCAGCCCCCCGAGGCGAAGTACAAGCTGACCCGCGGCGCAGTTTCAATCCTCGCCGGGGCGGGGTTCCGCGTGTCGATTCAGACGAAGTCGGGCATGGTGGTCCGCGACGTAGACGTCTTGGTTGCCCACAGAGAGGCTGTGGACGTGGGGGTCACCATCACGACGCTGGCCGACAAGGCGAGGATTTTGGAGCCCATGGCTGCCCACCCCTACGCCAGGGCGCAGGCGGTGCGGAAGCTGGCCGCCGCGGGGGTAAAGACGTGGATATTTCTCGGCCCCATAATCCCCGGCTTCAACGACGGCGCAGAGGACATAGAGCCCGTGGTGAAGCTGGCCCACGAGACCGGCTCTGAGCTCTACTACGACCGCTACCGCCCCAAGCCGCGCGCAGACGCCTACTTAGCCGCCAAGTATAGGCCAGTCGCCGCGACCCCCAGCTGGTGGGCCGAGGTGAAGAAGACGGTGGAGGCCATATGCGCGCGGTACGGGGCCCGTTGCATAGACGCAGAAGAGGAGCGCAGAGCCGCTTTTAAAGCCAGCACATAGCGCTTCGTGGACGTGTTGGCGGCCGTGGTGGAGGTGTTGAATGCTGAGGGTCTTGAGGTATACTTAATAGGCGCGAGGGCCATGGCGTTCTACGGCGTGGTTCGCGAGACGAGGGGCTGGGACCTCATGATCGACGCCCCCTACACGCCTCAGTTGAGGGACCGCTTAACTAGGCGTCTCCGCGAATTGGGCCTCGACGTGCGGTGGAGCTGGTGGGGCTTCTCCGTCGAGGGGGCCCACGGATTCGCATAGAATAAACTAAGCGGCGTTGCCGGTGGACGACGAACTTAGGAGAAGGGCGAATAGCTACGGCACGTTTAAAGTGCCCTCGGTAGAGGACCTCGTGATGATGAAGATCATGGGTAGAGAAAAGGACTTGA contains:
- a CDS encoding vitamin K epoxide reductase family protein, whose protein sequence is MGKGWLILLLAFSAGGLASSLLVIYLFYLLKTLPPGCFAETELLPGVTLDCVKVLTSSYAYIGPIPLDVAAAAWFMVNIAAALWLYRTLSRRAAAFIFWWRLLGLAILPYLLYLEFAVLKAVCLYCTIMHIMIIADFAVITLFLRRVSPLLR
- a CDS encoding SPL family radical SAM protein, which produces MCVRVYEVRVKRALAPSGLPEYDYALNPYVGCLHGCLYCYAMDYTRGPPAAAWGSVVYVKVNLLEVLRREVGRVRPGVVGLSTVTDPYQPPEAKYKLTRGAVSILAGAGFRVSIQTKSGMVVRDVDVLVAHREAVDVGVTITTLADKARILEPMAAHPYARAQAVRKLAAAGVKTWIFLGPIIPGFNDGAEDIEPVVKLAHETGSELYYDRYRPKPRADAYLAAKYRPVAATPSWWAEVKKTVEAICARYGARCIDAEEERRAAFKAST